A single Crateriforma conspicua DNA region contains:
- a CDS encoding BON domain-containing protein produces the protein MRRKYFGLALATIAAFGSTGVWQSTGLAGDREIAEQVIQRLREGRDSGQLKDFTLDMKVDNGVVLFRGNVSGQEQKQLVLQSVKGIEGIENVVDEVTVEATTVVRPKAAVAKVDEGFSFREALAQTAAKLQKDTTPDPVAVPEPVAVPEQAAEVMPGTVMPTAAAEPLEQPIAQPVVDLTQEVIAALGQAQSRGQLKGFGVDVSTQDGVVTVKGKARNAQQRDTILDVVRSVAGVQDVKSSIELLESPVQPVSNLQKMNLRPASSPMQVPVKAAPYRSGGAMQQTQAAPASTVMGAPVMGQPVPMNGYQGAAAPRYDQPYLPNYAWPGYAAYPNYAAVTYPQQYSPSAFPYIGPFYPYPQVPLGWRKVSLEWDDGWWYLDFTDR, from the coding sequence ATGCGACGGAAATATTTTGGATTGGCGCTGGCGACAATCGCTGCGTTCGGATCCACGGGCGTTTGGCAGTCAACCGGCCTGGCCGGTGACCGCGAAATCGCTGAACAAGTCATCCAGCGGCTGCGTGAAGGCCGCGATTCTGGCCAGCTGAAGGATTTCACGCTGGACATGAAGGTCGATAACGGCGTCGTGCTGTTCCGCGGCAACGTGTCCGGCCAAGAACAAAAACAGCTGGTTCTGCAAAGCGTCAAAGGCATCGAAGGCATTGAAAATGTCGTCGACGAAGTGACCGTGGAAGCCACCACCGTCGTTCGCCCCAAGGCCGCCGTGGCCAAGGTCGACGAAGGTTTCAGCTTCCGCGAAGCTTTGGCTCAAACGGCCGCCAAGCTGCAAAAGGACACGACCCCCGACCCGGTCGCTGTGCCTGAACCGGTTGCCGTGCCCGAGCAAGCCGCCGAAGTCATGCCCGGCACCGTGATGCCGACCGCCGCCGCCGAGCCGCTCGAACAACCGATTGCTCAGCCCGTGGTCGACCTGACCCAAGAAGTCATCGCTGCACTGGGCCAAGCCCAAAGCCGCGGTCAACTGAAGGGCTTCGGCGTCGACGTTTCGACCCAAGACGGTGTTGTCACCGTCAAAGGCAAGGCTCGCAACGCCCAGCAACGCGACACCATCTTGGATGTCGTCCGCAGCGTCGCCGGCGTCCAAGACGTCAAATCGTCGATCGAATTGCTGGAATCGCCGGTCCAACCGGTTTCGAACCTGCAAAAGATGAACCTGCGTCCGGCCAGCTCACCGATGCAAGTCCCCGTCAAGGCGGCTCCGTACCGCAGCGGCGGCGCGATGCAACAAACCCAGGCGGCTCCGGCCAGCACCGTGATGGGCGCTCCCGTCATGGGCCAACCGGTGCCGATGAACGGCTACCAAGGTGCCGCGGCTCCTCGCTATGACCAGCCCTACCTGCCCAACTACGCTTGGCCAGGTTACGCCGCTTACCCGAACTACGCCGCGGTGACCTATCCGCAGCAGTACAGCCCTTCGGCGTTCCCGTACATCGGCCCCTTCTACCCCTATCCGCAAGTTCCGCTGGGATGGCGTAAGGTCAGCCTGGAATGGGATGACGGCTGGTGGTACCTGGACTTCACCGATCGCTAA
- a CDS encoding arsenate reductase/protein-tyrosine-phosphatase family protein — MAAILTAAGKIETSGPPRGGFWITDPFDGLTHPDHRAVQSRFAVAAPLVRTIVAGQFATTHLPMLLDLQSTDDIRDMVHRTVQALVEGQVVGFPTETVYALAAHSLRPDAVAKLMQIQSDWGSTPILSVRSGEAAEDFLHGSSPIVRRLSRRCWPGPLILRTQCDWKQSAASRLPAETMRAVCGGDDQIAFRVVDQRVLGQVHRYLAAPLVLATAETLPETETGDPCSDPVDASGTAFPTNAKSIARRCGDSVPLLLDDGPTRYGGCCSVVQVKDHHWQLIRQGVIERDAMSQFVKPVIALVCTGNTCRSPMAEVLLRHLVQQRYGSDDLVQIVSAGVAAGMGSAASPQAVEVMSDRGLDLTEHGSRMLDDALVASADLILTMTRGHRSAILAAWPDLHDRVHTLRRDGGDIADPVGMPVECYVQCADQIQQELSAWLDALGDDFFPVEAKT, encoded by the coding sequence ATGGCGGCCATTCTAACGGCCGCCGGAAAAATCGAAACTTCCGGCCCACCGCGGGGCGGCTTTTGGATCACGGATCCGTTCGATGGATTGACGCATCCGGACCATCGGGCGGTACAATCGCGGTTTGCGGTCGCCGCCCCTTTGGTGCGGACGATCGTGGCCGGCCAGTTTGCGACCACTCATTTGCCCATGCTGCTTGATCTACAGTCGACCGACGACATCCGGGACATGGTCCATCGGACCGTCCAGGCTTTGGTCGAAGGTCAGGTGGTCGGGTTCCCGACGGAGACCGTTTACGCCTTGGCCGCTCATTCGCTAAGGCCCGATGCGGTCGCCAAGTTGATGCAGATTCAATCCGACTGGGGATCGACGCCGATTTTGTCGGTCCGCAGCGGCGAGGCGGCGGAAGACTTTCTGCACGGATCGTCGCCCATCGTCCGGCGGTTGTCGCGGCGATGTTGGCCGGGACCGCTGATCTTGCGGACCCAGTGTGACTGGAAACAATCGGCGGCGTCACGCTTGCCCGCCGAAACCATGCGTGCGGTGTGCGGCGGAGACGACCAGATCGCCTTTCGCGTGGTGGACCAACGTGTCTTGGGACAAGTCCATCGTTACTTGGCCGCGCCGCTGGTTTTGGCCACGGCCGAAACGCTGCCGGAAACCGAGACCGGCGACCCGTGCAGCGATCCGGTGGACGCATCGGGAACCGCGTTTCCCACGAATGCCAAGTCGATTGCACGTCGCTGTGGTGATTCGGTGCCACTGCTGCTAGATGACGGTCCGACTCGTTATGGTGGTTGCTGTAGCGTGGTCCAAGTGAAGGATCACCACTGGCAACTGATCCGCCAAGGAGTCATCGAGCGCGACGCCATGAGTCAATTTGTCAAACCCGTGATCGCCCTGGTCTGTACCGGCAATACGTGCCGCAGCCCGATGGCCGAAGTCCTGCTGCGACATCTGGTCCAGCAACGTTACGGCAGCGACGACTTGGTTCAAATCGTGTCCGCCGGCGTGGCCGCGGGAATGGGCAGTGCCGCCAGCCCACAAGCGGTGGAAGTCATGTCCGATCGCGGGCTGGACCTGACCGAACACGGCAGCCGCATGCTGGATGATGCCTTGGTGGCGTCGGCCGACCTGATTTTGACCATGACGCGAGGCCATCGTTCGGCGATTTTGGCCGCATGGCCGGATCTGCACGACCGTGTCCACACCCTGCGCCGGGACGGCGGTGACATTGCCGATCCGGTCGGCATGCCCGTGGAATGCTATGTGCAATGTGCCGACCAGATCCAACAGGAACTGTCGGCTTGGCTGGATGCACTGGGCGATGACTTTTTTCCGGTCGAAGCGAAGACATAA
- the rpiB gene encoding ribose 5-phosphate isomerase B, which produces MMKVCIASDHRGYHIKARLAQALAQNGFDVSDEGTDSDEPVDYPDYAKIVAGKVSRHEAERGILICGTGIGTCIVANKFPGVRAASCYDEVLVEISRRHNNVNVLCLPGDLIGDRQIDDLVLKWLATEFDGGRHENRLKKIVDIENSPNLADA; this is translated from the coding sequence ATGATGAAGGTCTGTATCGCCAGCGATCACCGGGGCTATCACATCAAGGCACGCTTGGCCCAGGCGTTGGCCCAAAACGGCTTTGACGTGTCCGACGAAGGCACCGACAGCGATGAACCGGTCGATTACCCCGATTACGCCAAGATCGTTGCGGGCAAAGTCAGTCGACACGAAGCGGAACGTGGCATCTTGATCTGTGGCACCGGCATCGGCACGTGCATCGTTGCCAACAAGTTTCCCGGCGTCCGCGCGGCATCCTGTTACGACGAAGTCTTGGTGGAAATCAGCCGACGTCACAACAACGTCAACGTGCTGTGCTTGCCCGGTGATCTGATCGGTGACCGCCAAATCGATGACTTGGTGCTGAAGTGGTTGGCCACGGAGTTTGACGGTGGCCGTCACGAAAACCGGTTGAAGAAGATCGTCGACATCGAAAACTCGCCGAACTTGGCCGACGCGTGA
- a CDS encoding DNA polymerase III subunit — MSPAATKSSDNAADPSSLRSPLSQWSDLIGKAHLADWFAHAIGAGKLTGSLLFVGPHGVGKRSVAMLLARTLLCETRAPADMQPCGSCPACQQVVAQTHPDLITIGKPNDRAFIPLDLLIGPPDARMSEGFCRDIRLRPSRGKRKVAILRDADFLNEEGANCLLKTLEEPPPGSLVILIGTSEQRQLPTIRSRCRVIRFSPPSGPDAADLLRRGHGVTETSNDKIADAVAMSAGDMTVAARLLTDGQDQWQTAFLNLLSQPNLDPVAIAKAITSRVDDAGKEASKRRDALRDVLSMAIQHFRRQLRQTASQATAATVPAGSKLLLSRVDRCVRAIREVDRSANQSTLIECLAGDLAQGRTGDRGAIGS; from the coding sequence GTGAGCCCCGCTGCGACGAAATCATCCGACAACGCCGCCGATCCGTCGTCGTTGCGTTCGCCGCTGTCCCAGTGGTCCGACTTGATCGGCAAAGCCCACTTGGCCGACTGGTTCGCCCACGCCATCGGTGCCGGCAAGCTGACCGGCAGTCTGTTGTTCGTGGGCCCGCACGGCGTCGGCAAGCGATCGGTCGCGATGCTGTTGGCTCGCACGTTGCTTTGTGAAACTCGCGCGCCGGCCGACATGCAACCGTGCGGATCGTGCCCGGCGTGCCAACAAGTGGTCGCACAAACGCACCCGGACTTGATCACGATCGGCAAGCCCAACGACCGGGCGTTCATTCCGCTGGATCTGTTGATCGGTCCGCCCGATGCACGGATGAGCGAAGGGTTTTGTCGTGACATTCGTTTGCGGCCGTCGCGTGGAAAACGCAAAGTCGCCATCCTGCGTGACGCCGATTTTCTGAACGAAGAAGGCGCCAATTGTCTGTTGAAAACCCTGGAAGAACCGCCGCCCGGGTCGCTGGTGATTCTGATCGGGACCAGCGAACAACGACAACTGCCCACCATCCGGTCGCGATGCCGCGTCATCCGGTTTTCACCCCCCTCGGGCCCCGATGCCGCCGATTTGCTGCGTCGCGGCCACGGTGTCACCGAAACCAGCAACGACAAAATTGCCGATGCCGTGGCGATGTCGGCCGGCGACATGACCGTTGCGGCACGACTGTTGACCGACGGCCAAGATCAATGGCAAACGGCTTTTTTGAACTTGTTGTCCCAGCCCAACTTGGATCCCGTCGCGATCGCCAAAGCCATCACCAGTCGCGTGGACGATGCCGGCAAAGAAGCATCCAAGCGTCGCGACGCCCTGCGTGATGTATTGTCGATGGCCATTCAGCATTTCCGTCGCCAGCTTCGGCAAACCGCATCCCAGGCGACCGCCGCGACGGTGCCGGCCGGATCGAAGTTATTGCTGTCCCGCGTCGACCGGTGTGTGCGGGCGATTCGCGAAGTCGATCGCAGTGCGAATCAGTCCACGCTGATCGAATGCTTGGCCGGCGACCTTGCCCAGGGCCGCACCGGAGACCGCGGGGCGATCGGATCCTAG
- the rimI gene encoding ribosomal protein S18-alanine N-acetyltransferase has product MDTKQESLAVHIRWMIRRDMPAVLETETRSFEFAWTEEDFIRCLRQRNCIGMVAEIEDRVAGFMIYELHKNRLHILNFAVHPEFRRRGLGHAMIGKLLGKLSHERRNRIMLEVRETNLEAQLFFKSVGFRAISVLRDFYDDAAEDAYLMQYRYQPTAEELAQPHNRISRLAG; this is encoded by the coding sequence GTGGATACGAAACAGGAATCTCTGGCCGTTCACATTCGTTGGATGATTCGTCGCGACATGCCGGCGGTGCTGGAGACGGAGACACGATCCTTCGAATTTGCGTGGACCGAAGAGGACTTTATCCGTTGCCTGCGTCAACGCAATTGCATCGGGATGGTCGCGGAGATTGAAGACCGCGTGGCGGGCTTCATGATCTATGAACTGCACAAGAATCGGTTGCACATTTTGAATTTTGCGGTGCATCCGGAATTTCGCCGTCGTGGCTTGGGTCACGCGATGATCGGCAAGTTGTTGGGCAAGCTTTCACATGAACGGCGAAACCGGATCATGTTGGAAGTCCGCGAAACCAACTTGGAAGCCCAGCTGTTCTTCAAGAGTGTCGGGTTCCGTGCGATCAGCGTCCTGCGTGACTTCTATGATGACGCTGCCGAAGACGCTTACCTGATGCAGTATCGGTACCAACCGACCGCGGAAGAATTGGCCCAACCGCACAATCGCATCTCACGACTGGCCGGCTGA
- a CDS encoding PaaI family thioesterase, which produces MYQSTRQFAHPHCVVCGADSSGGLGIQFRPVSETAVEAIVQCDERWQGYPDMLHGGVICMMLDGVMTNCIFATGVTAVTADMNVRFLHPVASSGSIILKANISDSSSMLYYLEAELIQDGKTKARATARFVKRATKVDPTADRPKQR; this is translated from the coding sequence ATGTATCAATCCACCCGGCAATTCGCCCATCCCCACTGCGTCGTTTGTGGCGCCGATTCCTCCGGCGGCTTGGGCATCCAATTTCGTCCCGTCAGCGAAACCGCGGTCGAAGCCATCGTGCAGTGTGACGAACGTTGGCAAGGGTATCCGGACATGCTGCACGGCGGAGTGATCTGCATGATGCTTGATGGTGTGATGACCAATTGCATCTTTGCCACTGGGGTCACGGCCGTCACCGCCGACATGAACGTGCGGTTCTTGCATCCGGTCGCCTCGTCCGGATCGATTATCTTGAAAGCGAACATCAGCGATTCGTCTTCCATGCTGTACTACCTGGAAGCCGAATTGATCCAGGACGGAAAGACGAAGGCTCGCGCGACGGCACGGTTTGTCAAACGTGCGACGAAAGTGGATCCGACCGCTGATCGACCGAAACAGCGATGA
- a CDS encoding MBL fold metallo-hydrolase, protein MNIEVTVLAENTVRGRQLLAEHGWACYLRCGNDGLLWDTGQGMAIAHNARELGLPLSQVQTVVLSHGHYDHTSGLAEVWDANRDVRVIGHSACTGPKFRRLADGSVRDVGMKTSIRDGLISIQNRWDPCDVSRCIIGPLWTTGPVPRITDFEDTGGDFYLDDACQTVDPIVDDQALFFDTAAGIVVLLGCAHAGVINTLMHIRQLRPNRPIDTVIGGMHLGSATQDRIRQTIRGLTDLGVQRVAPSHCTGFSAAAEMRAAFGDRCEETHVGKRGLFSAPDSMLV, encoded by the coding sequence ATGAACATCGAAGTCACGGTCTTGGCGGAAAACACGGTTCGTGGGCGTCAATTGTTGGCCGAACACGGTTGGGCCTGTTATCTGCGGTGCGGCAACGACGGCTTGCTATGGGACACCGGCCAAGGCATGGCCATCGCCCACAACGCCCGCGAACTTGGCCTGCCACTGTCTCAGGTGCAAACGGTTGTTTTAAGCCACGGCCACTACGACCACACCAGCGGACTGGCGGAAGTTTGGGATGCCAACCGAGACGTTCGGGTCATCGGACATTCCGCTTGCACCGGACCAAAGTTTCGACGATTGGCTGATGGCTCGGTCCGCGACGTGGGCATGAAGACGTCGATCCGCGATGGTCTGATTTCAATCCAAAATCGCTGGGATCCCTGTGACGTCTCGCGTTGCATTATCGGGCCGCTGTGGACGACCGGTCCGGTCCCACGCATCACCGACTTCGAAGACACCGGCGGCGATTTCTATCTGGATGATGCCTGTCAGACCGTCGACCCGATCGTCGATGACCAAGCCTTATTCTTTGACACCGCCGCGGGCATCGTCGTACTGTTGGGTTGTGCCCACGCTGGTGTGATCAACACGCTGATGCACATCCGCCAATTGCGTCCAAATCGTCCGATCGACACGGTCATCGGCGGCATGCATTTGGGATCGGCAACACAAGATCGCATCCGCCAAACGATTCGCGGCTTGACGGACTTGGGCGTTCAGCGTGTCGCGCCGTCGCATTGCACGGGATTTAGCGCCGCGGCGGAAATGCGTGCGGCCTTCGGCGATCGATGCGAAGAAACTCACGTGGGAAAACGTGGGTTGTTTTCGGCGCCAGATTCAATGCTGGTCTAA
- a CDS encoding sulfite exporter TauE/SafE family protein, with protein sequence MVGFSDLHERLYRRDNVPSSADRTSFSLSVKILMLTELSIQEILMLAIGAAGIGVSKSGFPGISMLHVVLYAFVFGAKDSTGVLLPMLVVGDCCAIYFFGRKAVWHQVRRLLPPTLVGILIGWQLMDRLNEDLFRVLVGFIILALTIVQVVRMWRPTWFDQVPHQRWFAVLLGLLAGLTTMMANAAGPVVALYLLAVSLPKWELIGTTAWLFLVLNLLKLPLSFQLGLITPSTLAVGAAFAIAIPLGILSGRWLVSRVSQKLFNGILLAFTGIAALRLIGLF encoded by the coding sequence ATGGTTGGTTTCTCCGATCTTCACGAACGACTGTACCGGCGCGACAACGTGCCGTCATCGGCCGACCGCACTTCGTTTTCGCTGTCCGTAAAGATCCTGATGCTGACCGAACTTTCGATCCAAGAGATTTTGATGCTCGCCATTGGTGCGGCGGGTATCGGGGTCAGCAAGTCGGGATTTCCCGGCATCAGCATGCTGCACGTCGTGTTGTATGCGTTCGTCTTTGGCGCGAAAGATTCCACCGGCGTGCTGTTGCCGATGCTGGTGGTCGGCGACTGTTGTGCGATCTACTTTTTCGGACGCAAAGCGGTCTGGCATCAAGTCCGCCGCCTGTTGCCGCCGACGCTGGTCGGAATCCTGATCGGATGGCAATTGATGGATCGCTTGAATGAGGATCTGTTTCGCGTTCTGGTCGGGTTCATCATCCTGGCGTTGACGATCGTTCAAGTGGTTCGCATGTGGCGTCCGACTTGGTTCGACCAAGTCCCTCACCAACGCTGGTTTGCGGTGTTGCTGGGCCTGCTGGCCGGGTTGACGACGATGATGGCCAACGCCGCCGGCCCCGTGGTGGCGTTGTATCTGTTAGCGGTCAGTTTGCCCAAATGGGAATTGATCGGCACCACGGCCTGGCTGTTCTTGGTGTTGAACCTATTGAAGTTGCCACTGAGTTTTCAGTTGGGCTTGATCACCCCATCCACGTTGGCGGTTGGTGCCGCATTTGCCATCGCGATTCCGCTGGGCATCTTGAGCGGACGGTGGCTTGTGTCGCGAGTCTCCCAGAAACTTTTCAACGGCATCCTGCTGGCGTTCACCGGGATCGCCGCGTTGCGATTGATCGGACTGTTTTAG
- a CDS encoding Gfo/Idh/MocA family protein: MADNRRQFLASTASAAAATAAMVHTSPIARAADGSKLKAVVLGVGWYGMVDAKAALKVGGVDIAGICDVDSEHLEQSAAELNKLQGHRPQTFADHNEMLDKVDPDIAIIGTPPHWHSLQLIDCLNRGIDVYCEKPLTYDVREGQALVKAVNDSGRVVQVGFQRRQSQAFAEVKQFVESGKAGRIVQADVQIHYKAGTKDAAPQNPPSSLDWDRWCGPAPKIAYSPQVGHKSWRLEKTTGHGHLVDWGIHNIDATRMMMNLDLPTRITADGGIYQYDGIITTPDTLSVHFEFDSMPVVWRHRLWGATEADPQYKNGVFLFGEDATIFTSDRQWMLIPKNNKGDIEVHDAPVDLGGKHMANFLAAVRGQESLACPIEQGFRSTATVQLGMVAYESGTTVHFDPKTLNVKGNDDAAALLRREYRAPYQHPYQA; the protein is encoded by the coding sequence ATGGCCGACAACCGACGACAATTCCTCGCCTCCACCGCATCCGCCGCTGCTGCAACCGCCGCGATGGTTCACACGTCCCCGATCGCTCGAGCGGCGGACGGTTCGAAATTGAAAGCCGTCGTTCTTGGGGTGGGCTGGTACGGCATGGTGGATGCCAAAGCGGCGCTGAAGGTGGGTGGCGTGGACATCGCGGGAATCTGTGATGTCGATAGCGAACACCTGGAACAATCGGCCGCGGAACTGAACAAGCTGCAGGGTCATCGGCCGCAAACGTTTGCTGATCACAACGAAATGCTGGACAAGGTGGATCCCGACATTGCGATCATCGGAACGCCGCCGCATTGGCATTCGCTGCAACTGATCGATTGTCTGAATCGTGGCATCGACGTCTATTGCGAAAAACCACTGACGTACGATGTCCGCGAAGGACAGGCGTTGGTCAAAGCCGTCAATGACAGCGGTCGCGTCGTTCAAGTCGGTTTTCAACGTCGTCAAAGCCAAGCGTTCGCCGAAGTAAAACAGTTCGTCGAATCGGGCAAGGCCGGCCGGATCGTTCAAGCCGATGTTCAGATCCACTATAAGGCTGGTACCAAAGACGCCGCGCCACAGAATCCGCCGTCGTCGCTGGATTGGGATCGTTGGTGTGGACCGGCACCGAAGATTGCTTACAGCCCTCAAGTCGGTCATAAGAGTTGGCGTTTGGAAAAGACCACCGGCCATGGGCACTTGGTCGACTGGGGCATCCACAACATCGATGCGACCCGGATGATGATGAACCTGGATCTGCCGACTCGCATCACGGCCGATGGTGGTATCTATCAATACGACGGCATCATCACGACACCCGACACGCTGTCGGTCCACTTCGAATTTGATTCGATGCCGGTCGTTTGGCGGCACCGACTGTGGGGCGCCACAGAAGCCGATCCTCAATACAAGAATGGTGTGTTCTTGTTCGGCGAAGATGCCACCATTTTCACCAGCGATCGCCAGTGGATGTTGATCCCCAAGAACAACAAGGGCGACATCGAAGTCCACGACGCACCGGTCGATTTGGGCGGCAAACACATGGCGAATTTCTTGGCCGCCGTACGAGGCCAGGAATCGCTGGCATGTCCGATCGAGCAAGGGTTCCGTTCCACCGCAACGGTTCAGCTTGGCATGGTGGCGTACGAGAGTGGGACGACGGTCCATTTCGATCCGAAGACGCTGAACGTCAAAGGCAACGACGATGCGGCGGCGCTATTACGTCGTGAATATCGCGCCCCATACCAACACCCGTACCAGGCGTAG